A DNA window from Deinococcus malanensis contains the following coding sequences:
- the panD gene encoding aspartate 1-decarboxylase: MERIMFRAKIHRATVTQADLDYVGSVTIDQDLLDAADILVNEKVDIWNITNGNRLHTYALSGPRGSGVIGINGAAAHLMRPGDMVIIAAFGNFTEEEARVLEPKVVLVDARNRLLELQPA, from the coding sequence GTGGAACGCATCATGTTCAGGGCCAAGATTCATCGCGCAACCGTGACCCAAGCGGACCTGGATTACGTCGGCAGCGTGACCATCGACCAGGACCTGCTGGATGCCGCTGACATCCTGGTAAACGAGAAGGTCGATATCTGGAACATCACCAACGGCAACCGCCTGCATACCTATGCGCTGAGCGGTCCGCGCGGCAGCGGGGTGATCGGCATCAACGGGGCGGCGGCTCACCTGATGCGGCCAGGGGACATGGTGATTATTGCGGCGTTCGGAAACTTTACCGAGGAAGAGGCCCGCGTCCTGGAGCCCAAAGTGGTTCTGGTTGACGCCAGAAACCGCCTGCTGGAACTGCAGCCCGCCTGA
- a CDS encoding Rqc2 family fibronectin-binding protein: MEGLMLARVLRDLQPHLPARTLGWAFPDETTAALLIEGLGNLVLSYRPPQPVLFVSRERLRGDARSPFQRYLAARVRGDLSAAGQLKLDRVVALHFAGETGFVDQAPTRIVFEVTGRNANVLVLEDGEGFSGRIVMAAREITGSRNRFRTIRTGGQYSPPPPYDKLDPRTMSDTEAQALSGLPLGRWREKVDGLGPLLSAELARRAGLPFSSPPGDAWPQALAALRDVVADPTVSEGVMHGGAREAARTEKAAALRKALREPLEKRVTLLTNQLSDVTRAEEGLEAAVQDREEADLLMAYAHTIETGSHVAVLPAFDGSGERPVSLEPQLSAIQNAEKRYTRARRREEVYERLAEREPVLRAELDEARARVYQLEQAELETLEALGAQLQQERPEKSQYGARFTTPGGFEVLVGRNNKENATLTHRVGRSLDYWFHTQGYPGSHVLVRTGGRELPLPDILYAAQLAAAHSKARGSTNVAVDYTRIKYVWRPKGAPAGQVHYTDQKTVWVDGVAPEA, translated from the coding sequence ATGGAAGGACTGATGCTGGCACGGGTCCTGCGTGACCTGCAGCCTCACCTGCCGGCCCGCACCCTGGGCTGGGCCTTTCCGGACGAAACGACGGCCGCGCTATTGATCGAGGGACTGGGCAATCTGGTGCTGTCCTACCGTCCTCCGCAGCCGGTGCTCTTCGTCTCCCGCGAGCGCCTGCGGGGCGATGCGCGTAGCCCCTTTCAGCGCTATCTGGCCGCGCGGGTCCGGGGGGACCTTTCGGCGGCAGGCCAGCTCAAGCTCGACCGGGTGGTGGCGCTGCACTTTGCAGGCGAGACCGGCTTTGTGGATCAGGCACCTACCCGGATCGTGTTCGAGGTGACCGGCCGCAACGCCAACGTTCTGGTCCTTGAAGATGGCGAGGGATTCAGCGGGCGCATCGTCATGGCCGCGCGCGAGATTACCGGCAGCCGCAACCGCTTCCGCACCATCCGCACAGGAGGTCAGTACAGTCCACCGCCGCCTTACGACAAGCTCGACCCGCGCACCATGAGCGACACCGAGGCTCAGGCACTTTCGGGCCTGCCACTGGGCCGTTGGCGCGAGAAGGTGGACGGACTGGGGCCGCTGCTGAGTGCCGAGCTGGCCCGGCGGGCCGGACTGCCCTTCTCCAGCCCACCGGGCGACGCCTGGCCCCAGGCGCTGGCGGCCCTGCGTGACGTGGTGGCCGATCCCACCGTCAGCGAAGGGGTCATGCACGGCGGCGCCCGCGAGGCTGCGCGCACCGAGAAAGCGGCGGCGCTGCGCAAGGCCCTGCGTGAACCTCTGGAAAAGCGGGTGACGCTGCTGACCAACCAGCTCAGTGACGTGACGCGCGCCGAGGAAGGTCTGGAGGCTGCGGTACAGGACCGGGAGGAGGCAGATCTGCTGATGGCCTACGCCCACACCATCGAAACCGGCAGCCATGTGGCGGTCCTGCCCGCCTTCGATGGCAGCGGGGAGCGGCCTGTCAGCCTGGAACCGCAGCTGAGCGCCATCCAGAACGCCGAGAAGCGCTACACCCGGGCGCGGCGCCGTGAGGAGGTCTACGAGCGTCTGGCTGAGCGTGAGCCGGTGCTGCGTGCCGAACTGGACGAGGCCCGCGCCCGCGTGTATCAGCTGGAGCAGGCAGAACTGGAAACCCTGGAAGCGCTTGGAGCCCAGCTGCAACAGGAGCGCCCGGAAAAAAGCCAGTACGGGGCGCGTTTCACGACTCCCGGCGGCTTCGAGGTGCTGGTGGGCCGCAACAACAAGGAGAACGCCACCCTGACGCACCGGGTAGGCCGCTCACTGGACTACTGGTTTCATACCCAAGGATACCCGGGGAGTCACGTGCTGGTACGCACGGGGGGGCGTGAACTGCCTCTTCCGGACATTCTGTATGCCGCGCAGCTGGCCGCCGCTCACAGCAAGGCGCGTGGCAGCACCAACGTGGCCGTGGATTACACCCGCATCAAGTACGTCTGGCGTCCCAAAGGAGCACCGGCCGGTCAGGTCCACTACACCGACCAGAAGACCGTCTGGGTGGACGGGGTGGCACCGGAAGCCTGA
- a CDS encoding Rieske 2Fe-2S domain-containing protein, translated as MLPVAGTAGAFGFMGWYASRVTLGKRGAGEPGFQPGPAMRAAALAALPRDWAEVNFTYAGRPCTLLRVPQAVPGGLQVSEATHLVAFSRVCTHLGCAVNLVRDPEVLAFAFNYRPPRGEQHPQLGCRCHYSVFDPLRAGAAVFGKANGPLPRVRLELRGAEIYATGIEPAPQLGT; from the coding sequence GTGCTGCCGGTGGCGGGCACAGCCGGGGCCTTTGGATTTATGGGCTGGTACGCCTCCCGGGTCACGCTGGGCAAACGCGGCGCCGGTGAACCCGGTTTTCAGCCAGGGCCAGCCATGCGCGCCGCGGCACTGGCGGCACTACCCCGGGACTGGGCCGAGGTGAACTTCACCTACGCCGGGCGTCCCTGCACGCTGCTGCGGGTACCACAGGCGGTCCCGGGTGGGCTGCAGGTGTCAGAGGCCACACATCTGGTGGCCTTCTCGCGGGTGTGTACCCATCTGGGCTGCGCCGTGAATCTGGTACGGGACCCTGAAGTGCTGGCCTTTGCCTTCAATTACCGGCCCCCTCGCGGTGAACAGCATCCGCAGTTGGGCTGCCGCTGCCATTACAGCGTGTTTGACCCTCTGCGGGCGGGGGCTGCGGTTTTCGGCAAGGCCAACGGCCCGCTGCCCCGGGTGCGCCTGGAACTGCGCGGCGCCGAGATCTATGCGACGGGCATCGAACCCGCCCCGCAACTGGGCACCTGA
- a CDS encoding HD-GYP domain-containing protein, which produces MWQRSPWPSSLTLVGAGLLAAGTLTRSTPLMAGAALVMALSAPVEVPVKRLAVLAAYPAAFVLTLMWPGTDLGAMDVLGALLVSGGVGTLVVRRQQAVQDEHWQQRVVTALHQGSQHLSEARDSRGMIRAGLDTLDALKIAPHLAFVAYRGGTPMILAGRGAYRAVVDTPIHPSDAETASHSVQTDHLVAEQALALLPPEDRRHTHMAPVYGHAGVHLGILLLSRSEDLPFTPEEHNAVQAFARLLGGQLGQWQAICDLREANDQTLRALGAALEHRDDNTGGHTGRVVGLSIRLARHLGWNERQIHALRCGAYLHDLGKIAIPDHILHKAGPLNEEERRIIQTHAARGHDMLQDLQFLPAETLDLVRYHHERWDGHGYPAGLRGHQIPEVARLFSIIDVYDALTHARPYKAAWSRARAAQELRQQAGRQFDPAYVEAFLELIVERDEAQLVS; this is translated from the coding sequence ATGTGGCAACGCTCACCCTGGCCCTCCAGCCTGACGCTGGTAGGGGCAGGCCTTCTGGCGGCAGGGACCCTGACGCGCAGCACGCCGCTGATGGCTGGCGCCGCCCTGGTGATGGCGCTGTCGGCACCGGTGGAGGTGCCGGTCAAGCGTCTGGCGGTGCTGGCGGCCTATCCGGCGGCCTTTGTCCTGACCCTGATGTGGCCTGGGACAGACCTGGGGGCAATGGACGTGCTGGGCGCCCTGCTGGTCAGTGGTGGAGTAGGTACCCTGGTGGTGCGCCGGCAGCAGGCGGTGCAGGACGAGCACTGGCAGCAGCGGGTCGTGACGGCCCTGCACCAGGGCAGCCAGCATCTTTCCGAGGCCCGGGATTCGCGGGGCATGATCCGTGCTGGGCTGGACACACTTGACGCCCTGAAGATCGCGCCTCATCTGGCGTTTGTTGCCTACCGGGGCGGCACCCCGATGATTCTGGCGGGGCGGGGTGCCTACCGCGCGGTGGTGGATACGCCGATTCATCCGTCAGACGCAGAGACGGCCAGCCACAGTGTGCAGACTGATCACCTTGTGGCCGAGCAGGCGCTGGCCCTGCTGCCGCCCGAGGACCGGCGGCACACCCACATGGCGCCGGTCTACGGGCACGCCGGGGTGCACCTTGGCATCCTGCTGCTCAGCCGCTCGGAAGACCTGCCATTCACCCCGGAAGAACACAACGCCGTACAGGCGTTCGCCCGGCTGCTCGGTGGACAGCTTGGGCAGTGGCAGGCCATCTGCGACCTGCGCGAGGCCAACGATCAGACGCTACGGGCCCTGGGAGCCGCCCTGGAGCACCGGGACGACAACACGGGCGGTCATACCGGCCGGGTCGTGGGGCTGTCCATCCGGCTGGCCCGGCACCTGGGCTGGAACGAACGCCAGATACACGCGCTGCGCTGCGGCGCTTATCTGCATGACCTGGGAAAGATCGCCATCCCCGACCACATCCTGCACAAAGCCGGTCCTCTGAACGAGGAGGAAAGGCGGATCATCCAGACCCACGCGGCCCGCGGTCACGACATGCTTCAGGACCTGCAGTTTCTGCCGGCTGAGACCCTGGATCTGGTGCGCTATCACCACGAGCGCTGGGACGGACACGGCTATCCGGCGGGGTTGCGAGGCCATCAGATTCCCGAGGTGGCGCGGCTGTTCAGCATCATTGACGTGTACGACGCCCTGACACATGCCCGGCCCTACAAGGCGGCGTGGTCCCGCGCCCGGGCGGCGCAGGAACTCCGGCAACAGGCGGGCCGGCAGTTTGACCCTGCCTATGTCGAGGCTTTTCTGGAACTGATCGTGGAGCGCGACGAGGCTCAGCTGGTCAGCTGA
- a CDS encoding BamA/OMP85 family outer membrane protein has translation MTLAVTVLMAAPAVAQTAGTVQDITIVGTSELLANFLRATLTVQQGAPLSSVNVRQVEQEVIASGYFKTAVAELRTVGGRDTLVVTVTPNPTISRVDATGLTFLPAEGFKKSIGELLNVAPGATLNTQRIEQAKEALAQNYQSEGYPFQPSISSEVKTNADGSVTVNFVVDEAAKISRVEVSGVTLLPQSTVTGIFKPLYDAKRFTPETFFQAVEGLQQAYTAAGILQAGVDSRNTTLENGVLKVAVIEGKVADLDLSDLGNPQVTLQTQLGQPLNLERLRADVRALSNQTGKPVGFAIQPNPQDPSQVTVMFGAADIATGPVRSISVRGNTLVPSATLLAAVKTKVGDTYSPQLAQDDFLALRDAYRKAGYEISTRDAITFQEGALTFNVREVKLVGYELQWQGKHSTRDRVILRELPAPGTAYNQKTIQEALGRISRLGFVRPVGATVKSDPQNPENVTYVLTLTETANGIPVNLALSYDSLAGGLGGEAGYSNPNVFGLGHNFSLNAGVQQNEARQNFVGNASYTIPWLDLDFLDFRRTPTSLSFNVGSNVAGNNPVVQPGNTTDADKTNDRGTDTGYDYTVRTTGFSVNAGRNLSQYLRANVGVGVSQRTYFLEPVQKADKPAEGVTPEAAAALVPDRSLTTNLTGGLNYDSSDNAEFPTRGVRAGLSATYSFGRSGETPLGWTDVQSGASTYYGFGRIMEKSGGATSRQQVFAVRANAGTTFGNYPEGTGYSVGGGSSPVAARQIRGLADGELFGTNYFTTSAEYRYDFGLNAGIAQGLYGVVFADAGSAWGTTNNPNFDLKYGIGAGVQLDLGFGGARLPSLRFDYGFSPQNGSGKFYFRLGNFW, from the coding sequence ATGACTCTTGCCGTGACCGTCCTGATGGCTGCGCCTGCCGTGGCACAGACGGCCGGGACTGTGCAGGACATCACCATCGTCGGTACCAGCGAGCTGCTCGCCAATTTTCTGCGGGCCACCCTGACCGTTCAGCAGGGCGCACCGCTGTCCAGTGTCAACGTGCGGCAGGTCGAGCAGGAAGTAATTGCCAGTGGATATTTCAAGACGGCCGTGGCCGAACTGCGGACCGTGGGCGGCCGGGACACCCTGGTCGTGACCGTCACGCCCAACCCCACCATTTCCAGGGTCGATGCCACCGGGCTGACCTTCCTGCCAGCAGAAGGCTTCAAGAAATCAATTGGTGAACTGCTCAACGTTGCGCCGGGCGCCACGCTGAACACTCAGCGAATCGAGCAGGCCAAGGAAGCTCTGGCTCAGAACTACCAGAGCGAGGGCTACCCGTTCCAGCCCAGCATCAGCAGCGAGGTCAAGACCAACGCCGACGGCAGTGTCACCGTGAACTTCGTGGTCGATGAGGCCGCCAAGATCAGCCGTGTAGAGGTCAGCGGCGTGACCCTGCTGCCGCAGAGCACTGTTACCGGCATTTTCAAACCGCTCTATGACGCCAAGCGCTTCACCCCTGAAACCTTCTTCCAGGCTGTCGAAGGGCTGCAGCAGGCCTACACTGCGGCCGGAATCCTGCAGGCCGGGGTGGACAGCCGCAACACCACCCTGGAAAACGGCGTCCTGAAGGTCGCCGTGATCGAAGGCAAGGTCGCCGACCTCGACCTCAGCGACCTCGGCAACCCCCAGGTGACACTGCAGACCCAGCTGGGTCAACCCCTGAACCTCGAGCGCCTGCGTGCCGACGTGCGCGCGCTGTCCAACCAGACCGGCAAGCCGGTGGGCTTCGCGATTCAGCCCAACCCTCAGGATCCGTCTCAGGTCACGGTGATGTTCGGTGCCGCTGATATTGCCACGGGTCCAGTGCGCAGCATCAGCGTGCGCGGCAACACCCTGGTGCCGAGCGCGACGCTGCTCGCGGCCGTCAAGACGAAGGTCGGGGACACTTACAGCCCGCAGCTGGCGCAGGACGACTTCCTGGCCCTGCGCGACGCGTACCGCAAGGCCGGCTACGAGATCAGCACCCGCGATGCCATCACCTTCCAGGAAGGCGCCCTGACCTTCAATGTCCGCGAGGTCAAGCTGGTCGGCTATGAGCTGCAGTGGCAGGGCAAGCACTCCACCCGCGACCGCGTGATTCTGCGTGAGCTGCCGGCGCCGGGCACCGCCTACAACCAGAAGACCATCCAGGAGGCGCTGGGGCGGATCAGCCGCCTGGGCTTCGTGCGTCCCGTGGGAGCCACGGTCAAGAGCGACCCTCAGAACCCCGAGAACGTCACATACGTACTGACCCTGACCGAGACCGCCAACGGTATCCCGGTCAACCTGGCCCTGTCCTACGACAGCCTGGCCGGTGGCCTGGGCGGCGAGGCCGGCTACAGCAACCCCAACGTGTTTGGTCTGGGCCACAACTTCAGCCTCAACGCCGGGGTACAGCAGAACGAAGCGCGGCAGAACTTCGTGGGCAATGCCAGCTACACCATTCCCTGGCTGGACCTGGACTTCCTGGACTTCCGCCGGACCCCCACCAGCCTGAGCTTCAACGTGGGCAGCAACGTCGCCGGGAACAATCCGGTGGTGCAGCCCGGCAACACCACCGATGCCGACAAGACCAACGACAGGGGCACCGACACCGGCTACGACTACACGGTGCGGACCACCGGCTTCAGTGTCAATGCCGGGCGCAACCTCTCGCAGTACCTGCGGGCCAATGTGGGCGTGGGCGTATCGCAGCGCACCTACTTCCTGGAGCCGGTGCAGAAGGCCGACAAGCCCGCCGAGGGCGTGACCCCCGAGGCCGCCGCTGCGCTGGTGCCCGACCGGTCGCTGACCACCAATCTGACGGGCGGCCTCAACTACGACAGCTCCGACAACGCGGAATTCCCTACCCGCGGCGTGCGTGCTGGCCTGAGTGCCACCTATTCCTTCGGCCGCAGCGGTGAGACCCCTCTGGGCTGGACCGACGTGCAGAGTGGCGCCAGCACCTACTACGGCTTTGGCCGCATCATGGAGAAATCTGGGGGCGCGACCAGCCGTCAGCAGGTCTTCGCCGTGCGTGCCAACGCCGGCACCACCTTCGGCAACTACCCCGAGGGCACCGGCTACTCGGTCGGCGGTGGCAGCAGCCCGGTGGCCGCCCGTCAGATCCGCGGCCTGGCAGACGGTGAACTGTTCGGCACGAACTACTTCACTACCAGCGCCGAGTACCGCTATGACTTCGGCCTGAACGCCGGGATTGCCCAGGGCCTTTACGGCGTCGTGTTTGCCGACGCTGGCAGTGCCTGGGGAACCACCAACAACCCCAACTTCGACCTGAAGTACGGCATCGGGGCCGGCGTGCAGCTTGACCTGGGCTTCGGCGGCGCGCGCCTGCCCAGCCTGCGCTTCGACTACGGCTTCAGCCCCCAGAACGGCAGCGGCAAGTTCTACTTCCGCCTGGGCAACTTCTGGTAA
- a CDS encoding DivIVA domain-containing protein, whose amino-acid sequence MKLTPLDIRHQDFPSRLGGYDRGSVRAFLTQIADQLEDMLQTQHTQSEYLQELERQIEEQRQAEDEIRRAVVAAERIGHELRENAVRESDLLVAQATTQRESLLREAEARNVELEAQYGARMAALEGAFRTRFAELETQHHQLVLERERIQAERLASLERTYLERHAELTSRLTAARQEYAHFLSGYRALMASFTELSTQHVLPEGALLPSDALPPSPLPDGPVPSGVRPGELTRMMNAAMLPPGMAERPQLASQNREPGDTGQDPSETDPDAPAEDATPDGVRVKSQQFL is encoded by the coding sequence ATGAAACTTACCCCCCTCGATATCCGTCATCAGGATTTCCCCTCCCGGCTGGGCGGCTATGACCGCGGCAGCGTGCGGGCGTTTCTGACCCAGATTGCCGATCAGCTCGAGGACATGCTGCAGACCCAGCACACCCAGAGCGAGTACCTGCAGGAACTCGAACGTCAGATAGAAGAGCAGCGTCAGGCTGAAGACGAAATCCGCCGCGCGGTGGTGGCGGCTGAGCGCATCGGTCACGAATTGCGCGAGAACGCAGTGCGGGAAAGCGACCTACTGGTGGCTCAGGCCACGACCCAGCGCGAGAGCCTGCTACGCGAAGCCGAGGCCCGCAATGTGGAACTCGAGGCGCAGTACGGCGCGCGCATGGCTGCCCTGGAGGGGGCGTTCCGCACCCGCTTCGCTGAACTCGAAACGCAGCACCACCAGCTGGTTCTGGAACGTGAGCGCATTCAGGCCGAGCGCCTCGCCTCGCTGGAACGCACCTACCTGGAGCGTCATGCCGAACTGACCAGTCGCCTCACCGCGGCCCGACAGGAATATGCCCATTTCCTCAGCGGCTACCGCGCGCTGATGGCCTCTTTTACCGAGCTTTCCACCCAGCATGTTCTGCCGGAAGGCGCGCTGCTGCCCAGTGACGCCCTGCCGCCCTCCCCGCTTCCAGATGGACCGGTGCCGTCCGGCGTACGCCCCGGCGAATTGACCCGCATGATGAACGCCGCCATGCTCCCACCAGGGATGGCGGAACGGCCTCAACTGGCCTCGCAGAACCGCGAACCGGGTGACACGGGGCAGGACCCGTCGGAGACCGATCCCGATGCACCGGCTGAAGACGCCACGCCCGATGGGGTCCGGGTCAAAAGCCAGCAGTTCCTGTGA
- a CDS encoding GNAT family N-acetyltransferase: MLLSPPLLTYTRGDVQAASSVLMASALDRVERGEELWPPASLTPDRLGRYYPEHGWHVAWQSDRPVGCYVLLEDDPLFWPEAPAGEALYLHKLAVHPEVQGQGLAQTLLQHAAQQAALRGRPHLRLDTATQRPRLRAVYETFGFRHVADRVVKSWAVSLYDLTVQTGSAG; this comes from the coding sequence ATGCTTCTGTCTCCACCTCTGCTGACCTACACCCGTGGCGACGTGCAGGCCGCCTCCAGTGTCCTGATGGCCAGCGCACTGGACCGCGTTGAGCGCGGCGAGGAACTCTGGCCCCCCGCGAGCCTGACACCCGACCGGCTGGGCCGGTACTACCCGGAGCACGGATGGCACGTGGCCTGGCAGTCAGACCGGCCAGTCGGCTGTTATGTGCTTCTTGAAGACGACCCCCTGTTCTGGCCTGAAGCTCCGGCAGGAGAAGCCCTGTACCTGCATAAGCTGGCAGTGCATCCTGAAGTCCAGGGCCAGGGACTGGCACAGACGCTGCTACAACACGCCGCACAGCAGGCCGCCCTGCGCGGGCGACCCCATCTGCGGCTGGATACCGCGACCCAAAGGCCCAGACTGCGCGCCGTGTACGAGACCTTCGGCTTCCGGCACGTGGCAGACCGCGTCGTCAAGAGCTGGGCGGTCTCGCTGTATGACCTGACGGTCCAGACGGGCAGCGCCGGCTGA
- a CDS encoding carbohydrate kinase family protein, protein MTWPLIVSAGEALTDLVTAGGQNWTAHPGGAGWNVARACARLGIPSAFAGAIGLDNFGDDLQASSVESGLDLRFLQRVDAPTLMAVVYSIQPPAYRFLGENSADLQFDPAALPEGWLTHARWLHLGGISLSRWPLADTLLTLMDRAASAGVRISFDPNARITHRHPDYPAVFARVARQASLIKLSDEDLRFFFPGLSEADALRDLRGMNARCPIVITRGGAGATLYHSAGRADVAAVRVTVVDTVGAGDALCAGLLVSATDRPQALWTEHLQFALRTAAAACARAGAYAPTRADLQALSP, encoded by the coding sequence ATGACATGGCCACTCATCGTCAGCGCCGGAGAGGCCCTTACCGATCTGGTGACCGCCGGTGGCCAGAACTGGACCGCCCACCCGGGTGGAGCGGGCTGGAACGTGGCCCGTGCCTGTGCCCGGCTAGGAATTCCCAGTGCGTTTGCCGGTGCCATCGGCCTGGACAACTTCGGGGATGACCTTCAGGCGTCCAGCGTGGAGTCCGGGCTCGACCTGCGCTTCCTTCAGCGCGTGGACGCCCCGACCCTGATGGCGGTGGTGTACAGCATCCAGCCACCGGCCTACCGCTTCCTGGGTGAAAACAGCGCTGACCTGCAGTTCGACCCGGCGGCACTGCCTGAAGGCTGGCTGACCCACGCGCGCTGGCTGCATCTGGGCGGAATCAGCCTGAGCCGCTGGCCCCTGGCCGATACCCTGCTGACCCTGATGGACCGGGCCGCTTCGGCTGGGGTCAGGATCAGTTTCGACCCGAATGCCCGCATCACCCATCGGCATCCGGACTACCCGGCGGTCTTCGCGCGGGTGGCCCGTCAGGCCAGCCTGATCAAACTGAGCGACGAGGACCTGCGGTTTTTCTTCCCGGGCCTCAGCGAGGCCGACGCCCTGCGTGACCTGCGTGGCATGAACGCCCGCTGTCCCATCGTGATTACCCGCGGCGGCGCAGGGGCTACCCTCTACCACTCGGCTGGCCGGGCCGATGTCGCGGCCGTCAGGGTGACGGTGGTCGATACCGTCGGCGCAGGAGACGCGCTGTGTGCCGGACTGCTGGTCAGTGCCACGGACCGCCCCCAGGCCCTGTGGACCGAGCACCTGCAGTTCGCCCTGCGCACGGCAGCGGCGGCCTGTGCGCGCGCCGGCGCCTACGCGCCGACCCGTGCAGATCTGCAGGCCCTGAGCCCCTGA
- a CDS encoding YggS family pyridoxal phosphate enzyme: MSLPAVLAAIREAEAASGREAGSARLVAVTKGQDFPSIEQFVLKYGTFPLGEGRAQELRDKAAARPDLEWHYLGPLQRNKVKYLRPVTLVHSLEEVWQAEAIAQAAQGWGRAPDVLIQVHNGEVQKHGVDPDQLTGFYTRARETGLMVRGLMVMAPEGDEAQVRRVFEDTARRAHDLGLSELSMGMSGDYPLAVEAGSTLVRVGRSLFT; the protein is encoded by the coding sequence GTGAGCCTGCCAGCGGTGCTCGCGGCCATCCGGGAGGCTGAGGCCGCGTCGGGCCGCGAGGCAGGAAGTGCCCGACTGGTGGCGGTCACCAAGGGGCAGGACTTTCCCAGCATCGAGCAGTTCGTCCTGAAGTACGGCACCTTCCCTCTTGGCGAGGGCCGGGCGCAGGAGTTGCGTGACAAGGCAGCGGCACGTCCGGACCTGGAATGGCATTACCTGGGCCCGTTACAGCGCAACAAGGTCAAGTATCTGCGGCCTGTGACACTGGTGCATAGCCTGGAGGAAGTCTGGCAGGCCGAGGCTATTGCTCAGGCAGCGCAGGGCTGGGGACGGGCCCCGGACGTACTGATTCAGGTGCACAATGGCGAGGTGCAGAAACATGGCGTGGACCCGGATCAGCTGACCGGGTTTTATACCCGGGCCCGTGAAACCGGTCTCATGGTCCGTGGGCTGATGGTCATGGCACCCGAAGGCGATGAAGCGCAGGTCCGCCGGGTGTTCGAGGACACGGCGCGCCGCGCGCATGACCTGGGTCTGAGTGAACTCAGCATGGGCATGAGCGGCGATTATCCCCTGGCCGTGGAAGCCGGGTCCACCCTGGTCCGGGTGGGAAGGAGTCTGTTTACATGA
- a CDS encoding c-type cytochrome encodes MILSVILLFLIVVAAGVLMLSPLRGSTAPDPDAVPRAALEAERDRLYSELGNLTDEARRPDLERRAALTLRELDNLPPAPRSHAGRTRRMALTGVALAALLTVAGAVTFVPRWQLKSLDAGEAQDVLAVLNLPRLKAEAERTQDASAYMAWGKAAFDSGTYDQALAAYGNALKLNPRQPEALRRLGILLLTGGERTGRELSPDEANQAALLIRTAAQLAPEEAESHLLLGFAFARFGQDNDALAALERYRTLDPKGRDADEMITAIRARQNTKDPTLRTYAASCASCHGPTGAGGLGPSLRASTLSREQLRQITVQGRGAMPAFPDLSASQLNGLLDLMQRWQKEGE; translated from the coding sequence TCTCGCCGCTGCGGGGCAGCACGGCGCCGGACCCTGATGCGGTGCCCCGCGCCGCGCTGGAAGCCGAGCGTGACCGGCTGTACAGCGAACTGGGCAACCTGACGGACGAAGCCCGGCGTCCGGATCTGGAACGGCGTGCGGCACTGACGCTGCGTGAGCTGGACAATCTGCCTCCGGCTCCCCGGTCACACGCTGGGAGGACTCGCCGGATGGCGCTGACCGGTGTGGCCCTGGCAGCGCTGCTCACGGTGGCGGGCGCGGTGACTTTCGTTCCCCGCTGGCAGCTCAAGTCGCTGGACGCGGGTGAAGCCCAGGACGTGCTGGCAGTCCTGAATCTGCCCCGGCTGAAAGCTGAAGCCGAACGTACCCAGGACGCCAGTGCATACATGGCCTGGGGAAAGGCGGCTTTCGATTCCGGTACCTATGACCAGGCTCTGGCCGCCTACGGCAACGCCCTGAAGCTGAATCCGCGTCAGCCGGAGGCGCTTCGGAGGCTGGGCATCCTGTTGCTGACCGGGGGTGAGCGTACCGGACGCGAACTCAGTCCCGACGAAGCCAATCAAGCCGCGCTGCTGATCCGGACGGCCGCCCAGTTGGCCCCCGAGGAAGCAGAATCGCACCTGCTGCTGGGCTTTGCCTTCGCGCGCTTCGGCCAGGACAACGACGCTCTGGCCGCACTGGAGCGCTACCGCACCCTGGATCCCAAGGGCCGAGACGCCGACGAGATGATTACCGCCATCCGTGCGCGGCAGAACACAAAAGACCCCACGTTGCGTACCTACGCGGCCAGTTGCGCCTCATGTCATGGACCTACCGGAGCCGGGGGCCTGGGCCCTAGCCTGCGGGCCAGCACACTCAGCCGCGAGCAGTTGCGCCAGATCACCGTGCAGGGACGCGGCGCCATGCCGGCGTTCCCCGACCTGAGTGCCTCGCAGCTGAACGGCCTGCTGGACCTGATGCAGCGCTGGCAGAAGGAAGGTGAGTAA